From one Solanum stenotomum isolate F172 chromosome 12, ASM1918654v1, whole genome shotgun sequence genomic stretch:
- the LOC125848316 gene encoding LOB domain-containing protein 25 — MASSSSYSNPPCAACKFLRRKCLPGCIFAPYFPPEEPQKFANVHKIFGASNVSKLLNEIQPHQREDAVNSLAYEAEARMKDPVYGCVGAISVLQRQVLRLQKELDATNADLMRYASNQQSNNNYNYGTSHDDHHQTNYGFSPNTTWNNNPEADDDIQ, encoded by the coding sequence ATGGCTTCTTCCAGTAGCTACTCCAACCCTCCATGTGCAGCTTGTAAATTTTTGAGAAGAAAGTGTCTACCAGGTTGCATCTTTGCTCCTTATTTTCCACCAGAAGAGCCACAAAAATTCGCGAATGTACACAAAATATTTGGTGCAAGCAATGTAAGTAAACTCCTCAATGAAATTCAACCTCACCAGAGAGAAGACGCGGTAAATTCTCTTGCTTATGAAGCTGAAGCACGTATGAAAGATCCAGTTTATGGTTGTGTTGGAGCTATTTCAGTTTTACAAAGACAAGTTTTACGCCTTCAGAAAGAACTTGATGCTACCAATGCTGATTTGATGAGATATGCTAGTAATCAacaaagtaataataattataattatgggACAAGTCATGATGATCATCATCAAACTAATTATGGATTTTCTCCTAATACTACATGGAACAATAACCCTGAAGCAGATGATGATATACagtag